A genomic segment from Diospyros lotus cultivar Yz01 chromosome 5, ASM1463336v1, whole genome shotgun sequence encodes:
- the LOC127800988 gene encoding uncharacterized protein At1g01500-like isoform X2: MEDSHKLVNRNGLPENSHYLTRHSYQQSAKVSLPWLDLKVFYLRVTNCEIDDSAPEHLRLKHFPLNHDTLLEINGVRTSIYSDGVSSILRRDRLDKKSEEVTFVCTDSIRVSGSVKFEVFDRDVLLLSGVLDFCAKNGYIGQSENHSQTWSMNCESDIVADTGFLRGKPYMNLELASPRIEVYVTGCFAGTPIILTKTVQLNLQKKQMRKKMLNSRPENGAAESLEDAPSSLATQLLPKSFILLQQSLHCTKCLML; the protein is encoded by the exons ATGGAGGATTCTCACAAATTGGTCAACAGAAATGGACTACCAGAGAACAGCCACTACCTGACAAGGCACTCCTACCAACAGAGTGCCAAAGTATCCTTGCCTTGGCTTGATTTGAAGGTTTTTTACTTGAGAGTTACAAATTGTGAGATAGATGATTCAGCACCCGAGCATCTTAGGCTGAAACATTTTCCACTAAATCATGACACTCTTCTTGAAATAAATGGTGTAAGAACTAGCATCTACTCTGATGGTGTGTCTTCAATTCTTAGGAGGGACCGGTTGGATAAGAAATCTGAAGAGGTAACATTTGTGTGTACTGATAGTATAAGGGTTTCTGGGAGTGTGAAGTTTGAGGTTTTTGATAGGGATGTTCTTTTGCTGTCGGGTGTACTAGACTTCTGTGCTAAAAATGGCTACATTGGGCAATCAGAGAATCACAGCCAGACTTGGAGTATGAATTGTGAATCAGACATTGTTGCTGATACTGGGTTTCTGAGGGGAAAACCATACATGAATCTGGAGCTGGCTTCACCAAGAATTGAGGTTTATGTTACCGGTTGCTTTGCTGGTACTCCTATTATCCTAACTAAGACTGTGCAGCTTAATCTCCAAAAGAAgcaaatgaggaagaagatgctGAATTCAAGACCAGAAAATGGGGCTGCTGAAAGCCTGGAAGATGCTCCGTCCAGTCTTGCCACACAG TTGCTGCCCAAAAGCTTCATTCTGCTGCAGCAATCTCTTCACTGCACCAAGTGCTTGATGCTGTGA
- the LOC127800988 gene encoding uncharacterized protein At1g01500-like isoform X1, with the protein MEDSHKLVNRNGLPENSHYLTRHSYQQSAKVSLPWLDLKVFYLRVTNCEIDDSAPEHLRLKHFPLNHDTLLEINGVRTSIYSDGVSSILRRDRLDKKSEEVTFVCTDSIRVSGSVKFEVFDRDVLLLSGVLDFCAKNGYIGQSENHSQTWSMNCESDIVADTGFLRGKPYMNLELASPRIEVYVTGCFAGTPIILTKTVQLNLQKKQMRKKMLNSRPENGAAESLEDAPSSLATQVSGYPNYKPETEDYNHPCAAAYLEGEDGELSWFNAGVRVGVGISLSICLGIGIGVGLLVRTYQGTTRRFRRRLP; encoded by the exons ATGGAGGATTCTCACAAATTGGTCAACAGAAATGGACTACCAGAGAACAGCCACTACCTGACAAGGCACTCCTACCAACAGAGTGCCAAAGTATCCTTGCCTTGGCTTGATTTGAAGGTTTTTTACTTGAGAGTTACAAATTGTGAGATAGATGATTCAGCACCCGAGCATCTTAGGCTGAAACATTTTCCACTAAATCATGACACTCTTCTTGAAATAAATGGTGTAAGAACTAGCATCTACTCTGATGGTGTGTCTTCAATTCTTAGGAGGGACCGGTTGGATAAGAAATCTGAAGAGGTAACATTTGTGTGTACTGATAGTATAAGGGTTTCTGGGAGTGTGAAGTTTGAGGTTTTTGATAGGGATGTTCTTTTGCTGTCGGGTGTACTAGACTTCTGTGCTAAAAATGGCTACATTGGGCAATCAGAGAATCACAGCCAGACTTGGAGTATGAATTGTGAATCAGACATTGTTGCTGATACTGGGTTTCTGAGGGGAAAACCATACATGAATCTGGAGCTGGCTTCACCAAGAATTGAGGTTTATGTTACCGGTTGCTTTGCTGGTACTCCTATTATCCTAACTAAGACTGTGCAGCTTAATCTCCAAAAGAAgcaaatgaggaagaagatgctGAATTCAAGACCAGAAAATGGGGCTGCTGAAAGCCTGGAAGATGCTCCGTCCAGTCTTGCCACACAG GTATCAGGGTACCCAAACTACAAGCCAGAAACTGAAGACTACAACCATCCTTGTGCTGCAGCGTATTTAGAAGGTGAAGATGGGGAACTGTCATGGTTCAACGCCGGTGTCAGGGTAGGTGTAGGAATCAGCCTCAGCATTTGCCTTGGAATAGGGATAGGAGTCGGCTTACTGGTCCGAACCTACCAGGGAACCACCAGAAGATTCAGAAGACGGCTGCCATGA
- the LOC127802883 gene encoding transcription termination factor MTERF2, chloroplastic, with protein MLSSPHPHLSVHLSHLRHPASAAVLHVSTTASRRHLAITSSHSHNDRETLKNPENTTTATAPDSDSRIQNRIFRKHNDKSTVALLRHLSENQPPNPDVPEEGCSMSEEEKVQLLEMSLVRKRTPQFPGSIFVQSPSDVDVNSSLPPLRRLVGGGDDEVMLLKALEIRRSVTVEIFKEAMRRGKFGITYYTNLASRLPEFIDFVMIKAASMKQLPEFSKSSFNVRAKAVIDDSNVVSLIRWLKHNSLSYPQIGKLICMSRGNLDSIRHVAEWLKSVRVNGRFIGVALMKSGEDILDRNTEELDQIVGYLEKNGVRRDWMGYVISRCPQLLSYSMEEVKNRVQFYLDMGMNDKDFGTMVFDYPKVLGYLSMEEMKQKVGYLMEFGLTNQDVGRLLAFKPQLMGCSIEERWKPLVKYLYYLGISKDGMRRILTIKPMVFCVDLDSTIVPKVQFLRDIGVRDDAIGNMLVKFPPLLTYSLYKKIRPVVIFLLTKAGVTRKDIGKVIALGPELLGCSIAHKLDCNVKYFLSLGVPLRTLGKMIADFPMLLRYNVDVLRPKYQYLRRVMVRPLQDLIEFPRFFSYSLEERIIPRHKILVDNRINFKLRYMLPGTDEQFNERVRAAVERRQRFESGVVDADPLDSEDNDSMEERTSLDFLTSDYSSSGIQTGIAEPSMEQMMSSTSEESSEPL; from the exons ATGTTATCGTCTCCGCATCCTCACCTCTCTGTTCATCTCTCCCACCTCCGCCACCCCGCTTCCGCCGCCGTTCTCCACGTCTCTACCACCGCCAGCCGCCGCCACCTGGCCATCACGTCTTCCCATTCTCACAATGACCGCGAAACCCTTAAAAACCCAGAAAACACAACCACCGCCACTGCCCCTGACTCTGACTCACGCATCCAGAACCGGATCTTCCGAAAACACAATGACAAATCGACGGTGGCCCTCCTCCGCCACCTCTCCGAAAACCAACCGCCGAACCCCGACGTTCCCGAAGAAGGCTGTTCCATGTCGGAAGAGGAGAAAGTTCAGCTTCTCGAGATGTCGCTTGTGCGGAAGAGAACTCCCCAATTTCCGGGCTCTATCTTCGTACAGTCCCCAAGTGACGTCGACGTGAACTCTTCCTTGCCGCCGCTCCGGAGACTGGTCGGCGGCGGCGACGATGAAGTGATGCTGCTGAAGGCGCTGGAGATTCGACGAAGCGTGACGGTGGAGATTTTCAAGGAGGCGATGAGGAGGGGCAAGTTTGGGATCACTTACTACACCAATTTGGCTTCTAGGTTGCCTGAATTTATCGATTTCGTCATGATTAAGGCTGCGTCCATGAAGCAATTGCCggaattttcaaaatcgtcTTTCAATGTTCGTGCTAAGGCCGTCATAGATGACTCTAATGTTGTCTCACTTATCAG GTGGTTGAAACACAACTCATTGTCATATCCTCAAATTGGGAAGCTCATATGCATGTCAAGAGGAAATCTTGATTCCATCAGGCATGTTGCAGAGTGGCTGAAATCAGTTCGTGTGAACGGGAGATTTATTGGAGTTGCACTGATGAAGTCAGGAGAAGATATTTTGGATCGAAATACAGAAGAATTGGATCAGATTGTTGGTTATTTAGAAAAGAATGGGGTGAGGAGGGACTGGATGGGCTATGTCATAAGCCGATGTCCACAATTGTTGTCTTATAGTATGGAAGAAGTGAAAAATCGAGTGCAATTCTATTTGGACATGGGTATGAATGATAAAGATTTTGGGACCATGGTTTTTGATTATCCTAAAGTGCTAGGCTACCTCTCTATGGAAGAGATGAAGCAAAAG GTTGGATATCTCATGGAATTTGGCCTCACCAATCAAGATGTTGGAAGGCTACTAGCATTCAAGCCACAATTGATGGGTTGCAGCATTGAGGAAAGATGGAAGCCCCTTGTCAAGTATCTATACTACCTAGGGATTTCTAAAGATGGTATGAGGAGAATACTTACCATCAAACCGATGGTTTTCTGTGTTGATTTGGATAGCACCATTGTCCCAAAG GTACAATTTTTACGCGACATAGGAGTTCGAGATGATGCCATTGGCAACATGCTTGTCAAGTTTCCTCCACTTTTGACATACAGCCTGTACAAGAAAATCCGTCCAGTG GTCATCTTCTTGTTGACAAAAGCTGGAGTCACTCGGAAGGATATTGGAAAGGTGATAGCTTTGGGGCCAGAACTCTTAGGTTGCAGCATTGCACATAAGCTGGATTGTAATGTCAAGTATTTCCTGTCCCTTGGCGTTCCTCTCCGCACATTGGGCAAGATGATTGCTGATTTTCCCATGCTACTACGATACAACGTGGACGTTCTTCGCCCAAAGTACCAGTATCTGCGCAGGGTTATGGTACGCCCTTTGCAGGATCTCATTGAGTTTCCAAG GTTCTTCAGCTATTCGCTAGAGGAGCGAATAATTCCCAGGCACAAGATTCTGGTGGATAATCGGATAAACTTTAAGCTGCGGTACATGCTGCCAGGCACTGACGAACAATTCAATGAGAGGGTTCGAGCTGCAGTAGAAAGGCGCCAAAGATTTGAATCCGGCGTTGTAGATGCTGATCCATTAGATTCTGAAGACAATGACTCCATGGAAGAGAGGACTTCACTAGATTTTTTGACGAGTGACTATTCTTCCTCTGGTATTCAGACAGGAATAGCTGAGCCTTCAATGGAACAGATGATGTCAAGCACATCAGAGGAGAGTTCTGAACCATTGTAG